CCTGGTCAACCTCGCCAGCGGCATCATGAACCTGTCTCCATGGGGCGGACCGACGGCCCGCGCCGCTGCGGCGCTGCGCATCGATGCCCTCGACATCTTTATTCCGATGCTGCCTGCCATGCTGCTGGCGTGCGTCAGCCTGGTGGCGATGGCGGTGCTGTTTGGCCTGCGTGAGCGTAAGCGTTTAGGCGTGATGAGCATGAAAGAGCATCACCTGGACAGCATCGAGCTGGGCCTGGGCGATGCCGAAGAGTGCGCCGCCAACCGGCGTCCGAAGATGTTCTGGCCAAACTTCATTCTGACCACCGTGCTGCTGGTGCTGCTGGTCATCGGCTTAATGCCGATTCAGATCCTGTTTATGCTGGCGTTTGCGATTGCGGTCATGCTCAACTATCCGACGCTGGAAGAGCAGAAAGCCCGCATCAGCGCGCATGCCGGGAACGTACTGGCGGTGACCTCGCTGATTTTTGCCGCCGGTATCTTCACGGGGATCCTCTCCGGAACCGGTATGGTCGATGCGATGGCGAAGAGCCTGCTGGCGGTGATCCCGCACAGCTTCGGGCCTTATCTGGCGCTCTTTACCGCGCTGGTCAGCCTGCCGTTTACCTTCTTTATGTCGAACGACGCCTTTTACTTCGGCATTCTGCCGGTTATCGCGCAGACGGCGGCCAGCTACGGCATTACCGCAGAAGAGATCGCCCGCGCATCCATCGTTGGACAGCCGTTCCACCTGCTGAGCCCGCTGGTGCCGTCCGTTTACCTGCTGGTGGGCCTGGCGAAGGTCGATATCGGTGACCACCAGCGCTTCGCCATCAAATGGGGCATTCTGGTCAGTCTCGTCCTGATGGCGGGCGGCCTGATCACCGGCGCTTTCCCGCTGTTCCACCGTTAATCGTCGGTTTTATGGCGGATAACCGACACTTTTGCCCGGTTATCCGCCTCACCGCTCCGCCTACTGTTTCAACCCTTTCTACACTCTACAGCCAGACGGAGATCTGCGCGCCGGACGGCGCCAGGCTCTGGTCATATTCCGTTAACGCTGTGGAGCTTCGATGAAAATTCACCATCTCAACTGTGGCTGTATGTGCCCGCTGGGCGGCGCGTTCTACGATGGATTCAGCAGAGGCCTTAAGGCGCATCTTGTCTGCCACTGTCTGCTGATCGAGACCGATCGCGACGGGCTGGTGCTGGTGGATACCGGATTCGGGCGGCAGGATATTCATGCGCCCGGCAGCCGTCTGTCCGGCTTTTTCCGTGCACTGAACAACATTCAGCGACGTGACGAACTCACCGCGCTGTCACAGATCACGGCGCGGGGATTCCGGGCGGAAGACGTGCGCCATATTATTCTGACCCATCTCGATTTCGACCATGCTGGCGGACTGACCGATTTTCCGCAGGCGCGTCTCCATCTGTTACAGCAGGAGGTCGATACCGCTCATCAGCGGCATAGCTGGCTGTCGCGTGAACGTTACCGTCCCGGACAATGGGGCGGGATCAGCCAGTGGGAGACCTATCAGCCGCAGGGGGAAACCTGGTTTGGCTTTGAGGCCGTTAACCGCCTGCGTGATCTGCCGCCAGAGATTCTGCTGGTGCCGCTGGCAGGCCATACGCCGGGACACGCGGGTATCGCCATCCGGCAGCCCGATGGCTGGCTGCTGCACGGCGGCGATGCCTGGTTTTATCGCGGGGAGATGCGTCAGCAGACACGGCACTGTACACCGGGGCTGCGCTTTTATCAGTGGATGATGGGAATGGATAACCGGGCCAGGCGGCATAACCAGCAGCGACTGCGGGCGCTCTCCTGCCAGCACGGCGGCGACATTACCTTTTTCTGCAGTCACGACGCGCGCGAACTGGATGGATTGCAGGGTAATGCCCCGCTGCGCTGATAACCTATCGCTCTTCCCTGAGCCGGGCGGCAGCGTGATCGGGTGACCTATGCCGTCCAGCGGCCTCGTGTTCATCGCCTGAGTGACGGGCTCAGATGCGGACGCCCGAGCCCTGAGGGTCCAGCCGTCTCAGCCGCAGCGGCATCCCGTGCAATCAGCTTACGCCGGATCGCCCGCCCGCTTTTTCAGCTGCGCAGCAAGCCAGGGGGCGGTAAGACTCTGTTCCGCGCGGCTGACCGCTTCCGGTGAACCGGCAGCGACAACCCGTCCGCCCTTCAGCCCGGCACCGGGCCCCAGATCGATCACCCAGTCCGCCTCGGCCACAATCCGCATCGTATGTTCCGCCATCACCACGGTATGGCCGCGTGTGACCAGCTCATCCAGTACGATCAGGAGCTTATCCATGTCCGAGGGATGCAGGCCGGTTGAGGGCTCATCCAGCAAATAAAGCGTAGCGGTTCGCTGCACGCGCTGCAGTTCCCAGGCGAGCTTGATGCGCTGACACTCGCCACCGGAGAGTTCGGTGGCGGGCTGACCCAGCGTCAGATAACCCAGACCCAGCGACGTCAGCGCCTTCAGGGAGCGCTGGATGCCGTCGTACTCCCGGAACCGCTCGGTGGCTTCATCGACGGTGAGCGCCAGCACATCAGCAATCGTGAGGTCATTCCATGTCACCTCAAGCGTTTCGGGATTATAACGGCTTCCCCCACAGACCGAGCAGGTTGCCGTCGCGCTCGGCATAAAGAGCAGCTCGATAGAGATCTGTCCCTGCCCTTCACACGCCGGACAGCGCCCGGCAGGCAGGTTAAATGAGAAGCGGCTGGCGCTGAACCCTCTGGCTTTGGCGGCGGGCGTGTCGGCAAAGAGTCGGCGGATAATGTCGAAAAATCCGGTATAGGTGGCAAGATTTGAGCGTGGCGTCCGACCAATCGGGCGCTGATCGATCCTGACCAGCCGGCCGATGGCGTCACCGCCACTGATAACCTGCCCCGTCACGTCCGGTACTGGCTCCTCCTCCTCGCCCTCTTCGCTGTCAGGCGGGGTATCAAAACGTCCGAGCATTTCGGGCAGCACGCGATTCAGCAGGGTGGATTTCCCCGAGCCGGAAATCCCGGTAACTGCCGTCATTCTCGCCAGCGGGATAGCGATATCAATCCCGTTGATGTTGTTACAGGCGATCTGTTCCAGCCTGAGCCAGTGTTCAGCAGGGTGACGCTGACGCAGCCCGCTGTAGCTGCGGGCAAAGAGGTATTCCGCGGTCGGGGAAGCGCCGACCTCTTCCAGTCCGGCTGGCTCGCCGTTATAGACGACTGCGCCGCCATGACTGCCCGGACCCGGCCCGACCTCCA
This is a stretch of genomic DNA from Pantoea deleyi. It encodes these proteins:
- a CDS encoding CitMHS family transporter; the encoded protein is MLTILGFSMVVCFMYLIMTKRMSALIALILIPTLFALIGGFHAGLGAMMLDGVKKLAPTGVMLTFSILYFGLMIDAGLFDPLVRFILRLVRGDPLKVLVGTAVLTLLVSLDGDSSTTYMIAIAAFLPLYHRLGMNVLMMTCLVNLASGIMNLSPWGGPTARAAAALRIDALDIFIPMLPAMLLACVSLVAMAVLFGLRERKRLGVMSMKEHHLDSIELGLGDAEECAANRRPKMFWPNFILTTVLLVLLVIGLMPIQILFMLAFAIAVMLNYPTLEEQKARISAHAGNVLAVTSLIFAAGIFTGILSGTGMVDAMAKSLLAVIPHSFGPYLALFTALVSLPFTFFMSNDAFYFGILPVIAQTAASYGITAEEIARASIVGQPFHLLSPLVPSVYLLVGLAKVDIGDHQRFAIKWGILVSLVLMAGGLITGAFPLFHR
- a CDS encoding MBL fold metallo-hydrolase, with amino-acid sequence MKIHHLNCGCMCPLGGAFYDGFSRGLKAHLVCHCLLIETDRDGLVLVDTGFGRQDIHAPGSRLSGFFRALNNIQRRDELTALSQITARGFRAEDVRHIILTHLDFDHAGGLTDFPQARLHLLQQEVDTAHQRHSWLSRERYRPGQWGGISQWETYQPQGETWFGFEAVNRLRDLPPEILLVPLAGHTPGHAGIAIRQPDGWLLHGGDAWFYRGEMRQQTRHCTPGLRFYQWMMGMDNRARRHNQQRLRALSCQHGGDITFFCSHDARELDGLQGNAPLR